The Quercus robur chromosome 7, dhQueRobu3.1, whole genome shotgun sequence genome has a segment encoding these proteins:
- the LOC126693803 gene encoding leucine-rich repeat receptor-like tyrosine-protein kinase PXC3 isoform X2, whose product MAILCFFSLLLVGFVSELVGAELGDQTTLLAINKELVVPGWGVNSSDYCTWTRIYCSWNHSTVERLDLSRLQLRGEIPDELQRLEKLQAFQISSNKLSGSIPFWVGNLTHLRVFTAYENALVGKIPDNLGSVSELELLNLHSNHLEGSIPKSIFASGKLLVLILTLNGLSGDLPDEIGNCKGLSSIRIGNNDLVGIIPKAIGNISSLTYFEADNNKLSGEVVPEFGRCSNLTLLNLASNGFTGPIPLELGQLMNLQELILSGNSLFGDIPKSILGCRSLNKLDLSNNRFNGTIPNEICNMTRLQYLILGQNSIQGEIPHEIGNCVKLLELEMGSNYLTGTIPPEIGRIKNLQIALNLSFNHLHGPLPIELGKLDKLVSLDVSNNRLSGNIPSALKGMLSLIEVNFSNNLLTGPIPNFVPFQKSPNSSFLRNKGLCGEPLSSACGTSSDSGHENYHHKVSYKIILAVIGSGLAVFLSVTVVVLLFMIRERQEKAAKAAGIEDDGTNNRPAIIAGNVFVENLRQAVDLDAVVKATLKDANKLISGTFSTVYKAVMPSGLILSVKRLKSMDRTIIHHQNKMIRELERLSKLCHDNLMRPIGFVIYEDVALLLHHYLPNGTLAQLLHESSKQPEYQPDWPTRLSIAVGVAEGLAFLHHVAIIHLDISSGNVLLDADFKPLVGEIEISKLLDPCRGTASISAVAGSFGYIPPEYAYTMQVTAPGNVYSYGVVLLEILTTRLPVDEAFGEGVDLVKWVHSAPARGETPEQILDAKLSTVSFGWRKEMLAALKVALLCTDSTPAKRPKMKKVVEMLQEIRQK is encoded by the exons ATGGCAATTTTgtgcttcttctctcttctgCTAGTTGGGTTTGTGTCAGAGCTAGTGGGTGCTGAGCTCGGTGATCAAACTACATTGTTGGCTATTAACAAAGAGCTTGTAGTACCTGGTTGGGGAGTCAACAGCTCAGATTACTGCACTTGGACCCGCATTTATTGCAGTTGGAACCATTCAACGGTGGAAAGGCTCGATCTTTCTCGCCTTCAACTCCGAG GAGAAATACCAGATGAGCTCCAGAGACTAGAAAAGTTACAGGCTTTTCAAATTTCTAGTAATAAATTGAGTGGCTCCATCCCATTTTGGGTGGGAAATTTGACTCACCTGAGAGTTTTCACAGCCTATGAGAATGCTTTAGTGGGTAAAATTCCAGATAATCTGGGCTCAGTTTCTGAGCTTGAATTGCTGAATCTGCATTCCAACCACCTCGAAGGCTCGATACCTAAGAGCATTTTTGCTTCAGGAAAGCTGCTAGTTCTGATTCTGACCCTGAATGGATTGAGTGGTGATCTTCCTGATGAAATTGGGAACTGCAAAGGCCTTTCTAGTATCCGAATAGGCAACAATGATCTTGTAGGCATCATTCCAAAGGCAATTGGAAATATTAGTAGCCTTACATACTTTGAAGCAGATAACAACAAGCTCTCTGGTGAGGTTGTCCCGGAGTTTGGTCGATGCTCTAATCTCACCCTCCTAAATTTGGCCTCTAATGGGTTTACTGGTCCTATTCCTCTGGAACTTGGACAGCTCATGAATCTGCAGGAATTGATTCTCTCTGGCAACAGTTTGTTTGGGGATATCCCAAAATCAATTCTTGGGTGCAGGAGTCTTAACAAGCTTGATCTGAGCAATAATAGATTTAATGGCACTATACCAAATGAAATCTGCAACATGACAAGATTGCAGTACTTGATTTTGGGTCAGAATTCTATACAAGGGGAGATACCTCATGAAATTGGAAACTGTGTGAAACTGCTTGAGTTGGAAATGGGCAGTAACTACTTAACTGGAACGATCCCTCCTGAGATTGGTCGTATAAAAAACTTACAGATTGCGTTAAATTTGAGCTTCAATCATCTCCATGGTCCACTGCCCATTGAGTTAGGGAAACTAGACAAGCTGGTTTCTCTGGATGTCTCTAATAATCGGCTCTCTGGCAATATCCCATCTGCACTCAAGGGCATGTTGAGCCTGATAGAGGTTAATTTCTCTAATAATCTGCTCACTGGCCCAATACCCAACTTTGTACCATTCCAAAAGAGTCCAAATTCAAGCTTTTTACGTAACAAAGGGCTCTGTGGAGAGCCATTGAGCTCTGCATGTGGAACCTCTAGTGATTCTGGCCATGAGAATTACCATCACAAGGTTTCTTACAAGATCATACTAGCTGTTATTGGTTCTGGTTTGGCAGTTTTTTTATCTGTAACTGTGGTTGTTCTGCTGTTTATGATAAGAGAGAGACAAGAAAAAGCAGCCAAAGCTGCAGGGATTGAAGATGATGGAACCAACAATCGACCAGCGATAATAGCAGGCAATGTGTTTGTTGAGAATCTCAGGCAAGCAGTAGATCTTGATGCAGTTGTGAAAGCGACGTTGAAGGACGCAAATAAACTCATAAGTGGGACTTTCAGCACAGTTTACAAGGCAGTTATGCCTTCTGGGCTGATTCTATCAGTTAAGAGACTGAAATCCATGGATCGGACTATAATTCATCACCAGAACAAGATGATTAGAGAGCTTGAAAGGCTGAGCAAACTTTGTCACGATAATCTAATGCGACCCATTGGATTTGTTATCTATGAAGATGTTGCCCTTTTACTACATCATTACTTACCCAATGGGACACTAGCCCAGCTTCTTCATGAATCTAGCAAGCAACCTGAATATCAACCTGACTGGCCTACACGACTCTCCATTGCTGTTGGAGTGGCAGAAGGGTTAGCTTTCCTTCATCATGTCGCAATTATCCATCTCGACATATCTTCTGGTAATGTTCTTTTGGATGCTGACTTCAAGCCTTTGGTGGGGGAGATTGAGATATCAAAGCTTTTAGATCCATGCAGAGGCACCGCAAGTATTAGTGCAGTTGCAGGCTCATTTGGCTATATTCCACCAG AATATGCATATACAATGCAAGTTACAGCACCAGGAAATGTCTACAGCTATGGTGTAGTTTTGCTTGAGATCCTTACTACCCGACTGCCAGTTGATGAGGCTTTTGGTGAAGGGGTAGACTTGGTGAAGTGGGTTCATAGTGCTCCAGCAAGAGGGGAAACCCCAGAGCAGATACTTGATGCGAAACTTAGTACAGTTTCCTTTGGTTGGAGGAAGGAAATGCTTGCAGCTCTGAAGGTTGCATTACTCTGCACTGACAGTACACCAGCCAAAcgaccaaaaatgaaaaaggtagtggaaatgcttcaagaaataaggcagaagtGA
- the LOC126693803 gene encoding leucine-rich repeat receptor-like tyrosine-protein kinase PXC3 isoform X1, protein MAILCFFSLLLVGFVSELVGAELGDQTTLLAINKELVVPGWGVNSSDYCTWTRIYCSWNHSTVERLDLSRLQLRGNVTLISELKALKWLDLSYNDFDGSIPSAFGNLSDLEFLDLSSNKFEGSIPIELASLTNLKTLNLSSNFLVGEIPDELQRLEKLQAFQISSNKLSGSIPFWVGNLTHLRVFTAYENALVGKIPDNLGSVSELELLNLHSNHLEGSIPKSIFASGKLLVLILTLNGLSGDLPDEIGNCKGLSSIRIGNNDLVGIIPKAIGNISSLTYFEADNNKLSGEVVPEFGRCSNLTLLNLASNGFTGPIPLELGQLMNLQELILSGNSLFGDIPKSILGCRSLNKLDLSNNRFNGTIPNEICNMTRLQYLILGQNSIQGEIPHEIGNCVKLLELEMGSNYLTGTIPPEIGRIKNLQIALNLSFNHLHGPLPIELGKLDKLVSLDVSNNRLSGNIPSALKGMLSLIEVNFSNNLLTGPIPNFVPFQKSPNSSFLRNKGLCGEPLSSACGTSSDSGHENYHHKVSYKIILAVIGSGLAVFLSVTVVVLLFMIRERQEKAAKAAGIEDDGTNNRPAIIAGNVFVENLRQAVDLDAVVKATLKDANKLISGTFSTVYKAVMPSGLILSVKRLKSMDRTIIHHQNKMIRELERLSKLCHDNLMRPIGFVIYEDVALLLHHYLPNGTLAQLLHESSKQPEYQPDWPTRLSIAVGVAEGLAFLHHVAIIHLDISSGNVLLDADFKPLVGEIEISKLLDPCRGTASISAVAGSFGYIPPEYAYTMQVTAPGNVYSYGVVLLEILTTRLPVDEAFGEGVDLVKWVHSAPARGETPEQILDAKLSTVSFGWRKEMLAALKVALLCTDSTPAKRPKMKKVVEMLQEIRQK, encoded by the exons ATGGCAATTTTgtgcttcttctctcttctgCTAGTTGGGTTTGTGTCAGAGCTAGTGGGTGCTGAGCTCGGTGATCAAACTACATTGTTGGCTATTAACAAAGAGCTTGTAGTACCTGGTTGGGGAGTCAACAGCTCAGATTACTGCACTTGGACCCGCATTTATTGCAGTTGGAACCATTCAACGGTGGAAAGGCTCGATCTTTCTCGCCTTCAACTCCGAGGTAATGTGACTCTGATTTCTGAGCTCAAAGCTTTGAAGTGGCTTGACCTTTCTTATAATGATTTTGATGGGTCGATTCCTTCAGCTTTTGGAAATTTATCTGACCTTGAATTTCTTGATTTGTCATCCAATAAGTTTGAGGGCTCCATTCCTATAGAATTGGCTAGTCTCACAAACCTTAAAACATTGAACCTCTCCAGTAACTTTCTTGTAGGAGAAATACCAGATGAGCTCCAGAGACTAGAAAAGTTACAGGCTTTTCAAATTTCTAGTAATAAATTGAGTGGCTCCATCCCATTTTGGGTGGGAAATTTGACTCACCTGAGAGTTTTCACAGCCTATGAGAATGCTTTAGTGGGTAAAATTCCAGATAATCTGGGCTCAGTTTCTGAGCTTGAATTGCTGAATCTGCATTCCAACCACCTCGAAGGCTCGATACCTAAGAGCATTTTTGCTTCAGGAAAGCTGCTAGTTCTGATTCTGACCCTGAATGGATTGAGTGGTGATCTTCCTGATGAAATTGGGAACTGCAAAGGCCTTTCTAGTATCCGAATAGGCAACAATGATCTTGTAGGCATCATTCCAAAGGCAATTGGAAATATTAGTAGCCTTACATACTTTGAAGCAGATAACAACAAGCTCTCTGGTGAGGTTGTCCCGGAGTTTGGTCGATGCTCTAATCTCACCCTCCTAAATTTGGCCTCTAATGGGTTTACTGGTCCTATTCCTCTGGAACTTGGACAGCTCATGAATCTGCAGGAATTGATTCTCTCTGGCAACAGTTTGTTTGGGGATATCCCAAAATCAATTCTTGGGTGCAGGAGTCTTAACAAGCTTGATCTGAGCAATAATAGATTTAATGGCACTATACCAAATGAAATCTGCAACATGACAAGATTGCAGTACTTGATTTTGGGTCAGAATTCTATACAAGGGGAGATACCTCATGAAATTGGAAACTGTGTGAAACTGCTTGAGTTGGAAATGGGCAGTAACTACTTAACTGGAACGATCCCTCCTGAGATTGGTCGTATAAAAAACTTACAGATTGCGTTAAATTTGAGCTTCAATCATCTCCATGGTCCACTGCCCATTGAGTTAGGGAAACTAGACAAGCTGGTTTCTCTGGATGTCTCTAATAATCGGCTCTCTGGCAATATCCCATCTGCACTCAAGGGCATGTTGAGCCTGATAGAGGTTAATTTCTCTAATAATCTGCTCACTGGCCCAATACCCAACTTTGTACCATTCCAAAAGAGTCCAAATTCAAGCTTTTTACGTAACAAAGGGCTCTGTGGAGAGCCATTGAGCTCTGCATGTGGAACCTCTAGTGATTCTGGCCATGAGAATTACCATCACAAGGTTTCTTACAAGATCATACTAGCTGTTATTGGTTCTGGTTTGGCAGTTTTTTTATCTGTAACTGTGGTTGTTCTGCTGTTTATGATAAGAGAGAGACAAGAAAAAGCAGCCAAAGCTGCAGGGATTGAAGATGATGGAACCAACAATCGACCAGCGATAATAGCAGGCAATGTGTTTGTTGAGAATCTCAGGCAAGCAGTAGATCTTGATGCAGTTGTGAAAGCGACGTTGAAGGACGCAAATAAACTCATAAGTGGGACTTTCAGCACAGTTTACAAGGCAGTTATGCCTTCTGGGCTGATTCTATCAGTTAAGAGACTGAAATCCATGGATCGGACTATAATTCATCACCAGAACAAGATGATTAGAGAGCTTGAAAGGCTGAGCAAACTTTGTCACGATAATCTAATGCGACCCATTGGATTTGTTATCTATGAAGATGTTGCCCTTTTACTACATCATTACTTACCCAATGGGACACTAGCCCAGCTTCTTCATGAATCTAGCAAGCAACCTGAATATCAACCTGACTGGCCTACACGACTCTCCATTGCTGTTGGAGTGGCAGAAGGGTTAGCTTTCCTTCATCATGTCGCAATTATCCATCTCGACATATCTTCTGGTAATGTTCTTTTGGATGCTGACTTCAAGCCTTTGGTGGGGGAGATTGAGATATCAAAGCTTTTAGATCCATGCAGAGGCACCGCAAGTATTAGTGCAGTTGCAGGCTCATTTGGCTATATTCCACCAG AATATGCATATACAATGCAAGTTACAGCACCAGGAAATGTCTACAGCTATGGTGTAGTTTTGCTTGAGATCCTTACTACCCGACTGCCAGTTGATGAGGCTTTTGGTGAAGGGGTAGACTTGGTGAAGTGGGTTCATAGTGCTCCAGCAAGAGGGGAAACCCCAGAGCAGATACTTGATGCGAAACTTAGTACAGTTTCCTTTGGTTGGAGGAAGGAAATGCTTGCAGCTCTGAAGGTTGCATTACTCTGCACTGACAGTACACCAGCCAAAcgaccaaaaatgaaaaaggtagtggaaatgcttcaagaaataaggcagaagtGA